Proteins from a genomic interval of Niabella soli DSM 19437:
- a CDS encoding NUDIX domain-containing protein → MSVTENPWTVLDKNEVYDNPWIKVTAYNVINPSGGKGIYGKVHFKNIAIGIVALDEQENTYLIGQFRFVIDAYTWELPEGGCPEGSDPLESAKRELLEEAGLEADNWKELLRMHLSNSVSDELAIVYLASGLIQKIPQPEDTEQLQIKKLPLKEAFKMVETGQITDSISVAALQKTELLLLQGHRLF, encoded by the coding sequence ATGAGTGTTACGGAAAATCCCTGGACGGTTTTGGATAAAAATGAAGTATATGATAATCCATGGATCAAAGTAACCGCCTATAATGTAATTAACCCTTCAGGAGGTAAGGGGATCTATGGTAAAGTGCATTTTAAAAATATTGCGATCGGGATTGTGGCGTTAGATGAGCAGGAGAATACCTATCTGATCGGGCAGTTCCGCTTTGTTATTGATGCATACACCTGGGAGCTGCCCGAAGGAGGCTGTCCGGAAGGAAGTGATCCGTTAGAAAGCGCTAAACGCGAATTGCTGGAAGAGGCCGGACTGGAAGCGGACAACTGGAAGGAATTGCTGCGGATGCATTTGTCCAATTCTGTGTCGGACGAACTGGCAATCGTTTACCTTGCCTCAGGCCTTATACAAAAGATCCCACAGCCGGAAGATACCGAGCAACTGCAGATAAAGAAGCTTCCTTTAAAAGAGGCTTTTAAAATGGTGGAAACAGGGCAGATAACGGATTCTATATCTGTTGCCGCCTTACAAAAAACAGAACTGTTGTTATTGCAAGGTCATCGATTATTCTAA
- a CDS encoding VOC family protein, translating into MEKNTQTKGFSRANHVGITVKDLEKSIQFYEALTGIKISNRDEIGGKRMAQVQGLKDTRIRYANLHLDNLNMDILEYVIPEAEKASYRNNQISAMHLCFEVDDMEAALKRLKEIEVEPEGEPIVFQEEDGLKSGFGTAVVYFRDPDGTNLELIAPQGPFKRKG; encoded by the coding sequence ATGGAAAAGAATACGCAAACAAAAGGCTTTAGCCGCGCCAACCATGTAGGGATTACGGTAAAGGATTTGGAGAAATCGATTCAATTCTATGAAGCGTTAACCGGCATCAAAATATCCAACCGGGACGAGATCGGCGGTAAACGAATGGCCCAGGTACAAGGGTTAAAAGATACCCGGATCCGCTACGCCAACCTGCACCTGGATAATTTGAACATGGATATACTGGAGTACGTAATTCCTGAGGCAGAAAAGGCTTCTTACAGAAACAACCAGATCAGCGCCATGCACCTTTGTTTTGAAGTAGATGATATGGAGGCAGCCCTTAAACGCTTAAAAGAGATAGAAGTGGAACCGGAAGGAGAGCCCATCGTATTCCAGGAGGAAGACGGATTAAAATCCGGCTTTGGCACGGCGGTGGTTTATTTCCGGGATCCCGATGGCACTAACCTGGAACTGATCGCTCCACAAGGTCCGTTTAAGCGGAAAGGATAG
- a CDS encoding DUF4112 domain-containing protein: MPQPPASQNTDPRLKTVQRISKLMDEQFAVGGFRFGLDPLLNLIPVVGDISGYFISIGLIITMLQYGASGKLVTKMIINASLDALVGAIPVLGWFFDFAYKANVKNVKLLTEHYTEGKHKGSAKSVILPVLLIAGVVLVLVIFISVKVLQWFIRWGDNAIGVKI, encoded by the coding sequence ATGCCACAACCTCCCGCTTCGCAAAATACCGATCCCCGTTTAAAAACAGTACAGCGTATCAGTAAGCTGATGGACGAGCAGTTTGCGGTGGGCGGATTCCGGTTCGGGCTGGACCCCTTACTGAACCTCATACCGGTAGTAGGCGACATCAGTGGTTATTTTATTTCGATTGGGTTAATAATAACGATGCTGCAATACGGCGCTTCGGGAAAGCTGGTCACGAAAATGATCATCAACGCTTCGCTGGATGCCCTGGTGGGCGCCATACCGGTACTGGGCTGGTTCTTTGATTTTGCTTATAAGGCGAATGTGAAAAATGTTAAGCTGCTTACAGAGCATTATACAGAGGGAAAACATAAGGGAAGCGCTAAATCTGTGATACTACCGGTCTTATTGATAGCGGGAGTTGTGCTGGTACTGGTGATTTTTATTTCTGTAAAAGTCCTTCAGTGGTTTATCCGTTGGGGCGATAATGCTATTGGTGTGAAAATATAG
- a CDS encoding superoxide dismutase family protein — protein MKQIFFAAGVASLMMLASCGNGSSEKANSDSTATAATVDSTATPAAAPAAEGTQVAMANLQSTTDSTKNLGTAKFYKLADGKIRLDIEINMPERKDSNVAVHFHEHGDCGMKGENSHGHWNPTNAKHGEWGSASFHAGDIGNIKLDATGHGTKSVTTDLWSVDAGNKDIIGKAVIVHGGTDDYKTQPSGNSGPRVGCGVITKM, from the coding sequence ATGAAACAGATTTTCTTCGCTGCAGGCGTCGCTTCGCTGATGATGTTGGCTTCCTGCGGAAATGGTTCATCAGAAAAAGCAAATTCCGACTCCACCGCAACCGCAGCCACCGTTGATTCAACTGCAACACCGGCGGCAGCCCCGGCTGCGGAAGGGACCCAGGTGGCAATGGCCAATCTTCAATCGACAACGGACAGCACCAAAAACCTGGGAACCGCCAAATTTTACAAACTGGCAGACGGCAAAATAAGACTGGATATAGAAATCAATATGCCGGAAAGAAAAGACAGCAATGTGGCCGTGCATTTTCATGAGCATGGAGATTGTGGTATGAAAGGCGAAAACTCACACGGGCACTGGAACCCTACCAATGCTAAACATGGCGAATGGGGCTCAGCCTCCTTCCATGCCGGCGACATCGGCAATATTAAATTAGACGCCACCGGTCACGGCACTAAAAGCGTTACCACCGACCTGTGGAGCGTAGATGCAGGTAACAAAGATATTATCGGCAAAGCGGTTATCGTGCATGGCGGTACAGATGATTATAAAACCCAGCCAAGCGGCAACAGCGGCCCGCGTGTGGGATGTGGGGTTATTACTAAAATGTAA
- a CDS encoding aldo/keto reductase: MEYRKLGATDLELSVIAHGAFALGGTMWGGNEKQDSINSIHASLDHGVTSIDTAPFYGFGLSEELVGEAIKGKDRSKIQLLTKFGLVWDGSNKGKGEFFFDAADNGKTIPVYKYASRENVIKEIEESLKRLGTDYVDLLQLHWPDATTSISETMEALELLIQQGKIRAAGVSNYSVAQLQQAAQTLKPASDQVPYSMLNRSIEKDLVSYASATHTGIIVYSPMERGLLAGKYFKEGSLKSDDHRNGYFTQFNLDKVKTLLQSIEPIATDKGVTLAQLVLRWTTLQPGISVVLAGARNAAQAIANAEAMSLELTTEELQFINLQLAGLQ; encoded by the coding sequence ATGGAATACAGAAAATTAGGAGCAACCGATCTGGAACTCTCCGTTATTGCACACGGCGCCTTTGCCCTTGGCGGTACGATGTGGGGCGGCAATGAAAAACAGGATTCCATCAACTCCATCCACGCTTCCTTAGATCATGGTGTAACCTCAATAGACACGGCACCCTTTTACGGATTTGGATTAAGCGAAGAATTGGTGGGTGAAGCTATTAAAGGAAAAGACCGCTCCAAAATCCAGTTGCTGACAAAATTCGGACTGGTATGGGATGGAAGTAATAAGGGGAAGGGTGAATTTTTCTTTGATGCTGCAGACAATGGAAAGACCATTCCGGTTTATAAATATGCCTCCAGAGAAAATGTAATTAAAGAAATAGAAGAAAGCTTAAAGCGCCTCGGTACAGATTATGTTGACCTGTTGCAACTCCACTGGCCGGATGCCACCACATCCATCAGCGAAACCATGGAAGCCCTGGAACTGCTGATTCAACAGGGGAAAATACGCGCTGCCGGTGTAAGCAATTACAGCGTGGCTCAACTACAGCAAGCTGCTCAAACCCTGAAACCCGCGAGTGACCAGGTGCCCTACAGTATGCTCAATCGCAGCATTGAAAAAGACCTGGTATCTTACGCATCAGCAACGCATACCGGTATTATTGTGTATAGCCCCATGGAGCGCGGTTTGCTTGCCGGCAAATATTTTAAAGAAGGTAGTTTAAAAAGTGACGACCACCGCAATGGTTATTTTACACAATTTAACCTGGACAAAGTAAAAACCCTGCTGCAATCCATCGAGCCCATTGCAACAGACAAAGGGGTCACGTTGGCTCAATTAGTATTACGCTGGACCACGCTGCAACCGGGCATCAGCGTAGTGCTGGCCGGAGCACGCAATGCGGCGCAGGCCATTGCCAATGCAGAGGCCATGAGCCTGGAACTGACCACAGAAGAACTGCAATTTATTAACCTACAGCTTGCAGGTTTGCAATAG